One window of the Magnolia sinica isolate HGM2019 chromosome 19, MsV1, whole genome shotgun sequence genome contains the following:
- the LOC131234982 gene encoding transcription factor NIGT1-like, giving the protein MEDQTEKNTGWRLQDYIDALEEERKKIEVFHRELPLTMQIVTQAIENCRQQMEGASFFPSRSDLEGTSSDGPVLEEFIPVRPSSSSEEEKSKETTKEATKNPDWLRSVQLWNKEASLPSEEDPQPTSPPSVEITKSGAFHLFHRETPSAPAPAPAPVASSTPEVRNSKGDEKTEPSHRKPRRCWSSELHRLFLDALQQLGGSHVATPKQIKELMNVDGLTNDEVKSHLQKYRLHTRRPALSIHNNSSSSSSSPQFVVVGGIWVPPPEYAAAMMTGSKETTDAPTNKIYAPIATLPKNVHSQHQHDGRSPTGPLHSEGWTSPEHDHPNPISPTTSSS; this is encoded by the exons ATGGAAGATCAAACGGAGAAGAACACAGGGTGGCGATTACAGGATTACATCGACGCCTTAGAGGAAGAGCGGAAGAAGATCGAAGTCTTCCATCGCGAACTTCCTCTCACCATGCAGATCGTAACACAAG CTATTGAGAACTGTAGACAACAAATGGAAGGAGCATCGTTCTTCCCTAGCAGGTCTGACCTTGAAGGGACTTCAAGCGACGGGCCCGTCTTAGAGGAATTCATTCCTGTTAGGCCGAGCTCAAGCTCAGAAGAGGAGAAGAGTAAGGAGACAACTAAAGAAGCCACAAAGAATCCTGATTGGTTGAGATCTGTCCAACTATGGAATAAAGAAGCCAGTCTGCCATCCGAAGAG GATCCTCAGCCAACATCACCACCATCAGTGGAAATAACAAAGAGTGGAGCATTTCACCTTTTTCATAGAGAAACACCATCAGCACCAGCCCCAGCACCAGCACCAGTGGCGAGCTCAACTCCCGAAGTGCGCAACAGCAAGGGAGATGAAAAAACTGAGCCATCACATAGGAAACCACGGCGATGTTGGTCATCAGAGCTGCACCGTCTCTTCCTAGATGCTCTCCAACAACTTGGTGGCTCTCATG TTGCGACGCCAAAGCAGATTAAAGAGTTAATGAACGTAGATGGGCTCACAAATGATGAAGTCAAAAGCCATTTGCAG AAGTATCGGCTGCACACGAGGCGGCCCGCTCTATCTATCcataacaacagcagcagcagcagcagcagtcctCAGTTCGTGGTGGTGGGTGGCATATGGGTCCCACCGCCTGAGTATGCAGCGGCCATGATGACAGGATCAAAGGAGACAACCGATGCCCCCACCAATAAAATCTATGCCCCAATAGCTACATTACCAAAAAATGTACACTCCCAACATCAGCACGATGGCCGGTCTCCAACAGGACCCTTGCATTCCGAAGGGTGGACCAGCCCAGAACATGACCATCCAAATCCAATTTCTCCCACCACATCTTCCTCCTGA